Proteins from a genomic interval of Lolium perenne isolate Kyuss_39 chromosome 1, Kyuss_2.0, whole genome shotgun sequence:
- the LOC127296788 gene encoding F-box protein At1g19070-like has product MSDMSDDGESMEAAVDGGEDRIGALQDDLLKYLMSFLLSREAVRTCVLAKRWRTLWKSVPALRIDDPESFKGARGLSTFVDDLIRHRDPTPLNVCDINLTRAIGNSGAWNRGSSMLYRVKFRCYEFVLCAAYSI; this is encoded by the coding sequence ATGTCCGACATGTCTGATGACGGGGAATCCATGGAAGCAGCTGTGGACGGCGGCGAGGACCGTATCGGCGCCCTACAGGACGACCTCCTCAAGTACCTGATGTCGTTCCTGCTTTCCCGCGAGGCCGTGAGGACCTGCGTCCTCGCCAAGCGCTGGCGCACGCTTTGGAAATCCGTGCCAGCCCTGCGCATCGACGACCCCGAGAGCTTCAAGGGTGCACGTGGCTTGAGCACGTTTGTCGACGACCTGATTCGCCACCGCGACCCAACCCCTCTGAATGTATGCGACATCAATTTGACCCGAGCCATAGGGAATTCCGGCGCATGGAACCGTGGCTCCAGTATGCTGTATCGCGTCAAGTTCAGGTGCTACGAGTTCGTTTTATGTGCTGCGTACTCAATATGA
- the LOC127344211 gene encoding cytochrome b561 and DOMON domain-containing protein At5g47530 produces MAASAHRSTSTSMALSLFLLTTIAFSSVTAQSPSSPSCASHTFSSSQLYGSCATLPHLGTTLHYNYTAAGNTVSVAFRAPSKGGGWVAWGLNPNGTGMVGTQAVVAFRHSNGSLVAYPTVLDSYAPSMAPADAAELGFPVSDVAAEYAKKGGEMVVYATVALPGKGSKFNHVWQQGSSVVNDVPAAHPTTGDNILSTGAIDFSK; encoded by the coding sequence ATGGCAGCTTCAGCCCATCGCTCCACCAGCACTAGCATGGCCCTCTCCCTCTTCCTGCTCACAACCATCGCCTTCTCTTCCGTCACCGCACAGTCGCCGTCATCGCCATCGTGCGCGAGCCACACCTTCTCCAGCAGCCAGCTCTACGGGTCGTGCGCCACCCTGCCGCACCTGGGCACCACGCTGCACTACAACTACACAGCCGCCGGCAACACGGTGTCCGTCGCGTTCCGCGCGCCGAGCAAGGGCGGCGGGTGGGTGGCGTGGGGGCTCAACCCGAACGGCACCGGCATGGTCGGCACGCAGGCCGTGGTGGCGTTCCGGCACTCCAACGGCAGCCTCGTGGCGTACCCGACTGTGCTCGACAGCTACGCGCCGTCCATGGCGCCCGCGGACGCCGCGGAGCTGGGGTTCCCCGTGTCGGACGTGGCGGCGGAGTACGCGAAGAAGGGCGGGGAGATGGTGGTGTACGCGACGGTGGCGCTGCCCGGGAAGGGGAGCAAGTTCAACCACGTGTGGCAGCAGGGGAGCTCGGTGGTGAACGACGTGCCGGCGGCGCACCCTACCACCGGGGATAATATCCTCTCTACCGGCGCCATCGATTTCAGCAAGTGA